GCGCAGCGCCAGCATGGCCAGCATCAACGCGTTCATGGGCGCATCCATCCATGCCGGCACCGGACGCCACCAGTAGTTCACCAGAACATTGAACGTGTCCAGCCCTTCCATGTGGTGCCACCACAACGAAGGGATGAACACCGCATCGCCCGGGCCCAGCTCGGCCACCTGCGCATGTGCCAACGCCTGGGCAAAACGCGGAAAGCGCTGCAGGTCCGGTGCGGCGAAGTCGACCAGGCTGATGGCCTGGCCGGCGGGGGTGAAATCCAGCGGACCGATGTACAGGTTGTCGATCTGCTCTGGGGCGAACACGGTCACCCGGCGTCGGCCGGCGGCCACGCAGGCCAGGTTGTCCGGTACATCCTGGTGGGCGGCAATGCGCGAGCGGTTGCCGATCCAGATGCTGGCCAGCGGGTCGTCCACCCCCAGCGCCAGCGGATTGCACGTGCCGAAACCGGGCAGGAAGCTGTCCAGCGTGGTCGAAGCCACGTAGATGCCGGGCGGGTCGGGGTCGGGCTGGTACTTGAGCAAGGTGTCGAGCACCACCTTCAGGGCGATCTGCTCACGGCGGAAGTTGAAGCCGCTCATGTCCGCGTTGTAGAACAGCCGCCCCTGCGCCTGTGGCGGCGCCGTGGTGGCGGTGACCGGCAACTGGCCGTGGTCGAACTGCTTGAGGTGTGCCACCGCTGCGGCCGCCGATGTGCGTGCCGCAGCTACCATCGGCCAGTGCGCCACCAGCCCGCGCAGCACCTTGGGTGTGGTCCAGCCGGGCAGCTGCGTGTGCAGCTGCGCCGGGTCCAGCCCATGCACTTCCTCGATCCGGCCTGTCATCGCGCCGTGGTTCCTGTGCTCAGAACTTGTAGCGTACCCCGAACATGTAACGCGGCCCGGTCTGGGTGGCGTAGCGCAGCATGTTGGTGTGGCGCGCATAGGTGCGCATGGTTTCGTCGGTCAGGTTGATCGCCTCCAGGCTCAGCGTGAGCTGGTCGCTCACCGCGTAGCTGATGTTGAGGTCCAGCTGGCCATAGGCGTCGGTGTAGTTCGGGTTCGGGCCCTGCCCGCCGATGCCGTTGAGGAATTTGTCGCGCCAGTTGTAGGCCGCACGCACCTGCCAGTTGTACTTCTCGTAGAACAGCACCAGGTTGGCCGAGTCGCTCAAGCCGATCATCGGGTACTGGTCGCCCAGGCTCAGGTTGTCGAAGGTCAGGCCGGACTTCACCTTGGTGTAGTTGGCCGCCAGGCCGAAGCCGGTCTGCCCGAACAGCTGCTGCACGCTCAGTTCCCAGCCGTCCAGGTGGTCCGAGCGCTGGTTGGCCGGCACCGTGATGTCGAACCCGGCGACCGGGTCGCCGGGCTGGCCGACGATGGTGCCGGTGCGCTGGCCGGCCGAGTTGGTGCCGGTGGCGGTCACGCCCGGGTCGCCGTCGTGATTGGCGAAGATGTAATCGCGGATGCAGGGCATGTCGGTCACCCCGCAGCCCGAGGCCAGCGCCTCGTTCCAGTAAGTGCCGCCCACCGGGGTGTGCAGCCCGGCGCTGTTGTCGCGCACGATGGTGTTGCTGATGAAGTTCTTGATGTTCTTGCGGAAGAAGCCCAGCGAGGCGTAGCTGGATTCGCCGTAGTACCACTCCAGCGACAGGTCGAAGTTGTCGGCTAGCAGCGGCTCCAGCCCGGGATTGCCGCGCGAGCCGGTGCCGCCCTGGGTGCGCACGATGTTGTCGAAGCGGCGGCCGC
This is a stretch of genomic DNA from Stenotrophomonas rhizophila. It encodes these proteins:
- a CDS encoding cupin-like domain-containing protein, translated to MTGRIEEVHGLDPAQLHTQLPGWTTPKVLRGLVAHWPMVAAARTSAAAAVAHLKQFDHGQLPVTATTAPPQAQGRLFYNADMSGFNFRREQIALKVVLDTLLKYQPDPDPPGIYVASTTLDSFLPGFGTCNPLALGVDDPLASIWIGNRSRIAAHQDVPDNLACVAAGRRRVTVFAPEQIDNLYIGPLDFTPAGQAISLVDFAAPDLQRFPRFAQALAHAQVAELGPGDAVFIPSLWWHHMEGLDTFNVLVNYWWRPVPAWMDAPMNALMLAMLALRELPPHQREQWRTVFDHYVFHANPDTAAHVPAHARGVLGALDANTAAQVRSVLRRRLER